The sequence below is a genomic window from Gossypium hirsutum isolate 1008001.06 chromosome A11, Gossypium_hirsutum_v2.1, whole genome shotgun sequence.
TGTacgctttttttttcttttcttaatttcctAAAATTTactctgattttttttttgtgtttctttcttttattttcctgaAAATGATTAGCTTGGTATTTTGTGCCTTTCTCCCGTTCCCTTTATTACTATATATACTATTATCTCTTcggaaaaataaaacatagtttAGTAGAAATTCTGGTTATTTTAAGAGACTTTTTCTTATAAACTTGTTTCTGAATTTCTAATGTTGCTGACTATTTTTGTgggtatttatttaaatatttgggGGGTTTATTCTTCATGATTTTGAtaactttgttttgtttttaattaaagaTGAAGCTTGCAAAGGAGCGTGATTCATTGGCAATGACCGCAAAGAAACTTAGCCGTGATTTATCTAAGGTGAGATtgaaattctaatattattttcacTCAATTCACCTGTGCaagtttagttttatttattttctggATATGAGTTTATATGTTGAAGTTTTACTTATTATGGAAATATGGTGAGTGGATAACTTCATTAGGTTCATAGTATTTAATGGCTTTAACAACTTTGAGCTTCCCAGATGGAGCTATAGTGAACATCGAACAGAGAACAAAAAAAGGAGCTATAGTGAACCAAAGTACCTCTGATTAAGAAACAAATgctgttaaatttgttggtttgAATTGCTCCTAACAAAATAATTTGCTGATAAAAGTAGCTTAAGCTTTTGTTTTGATccagataaaaaaattattttataataattaaataaaattcatttataaatGAATTACCATGCTTGGGTCGCTGAATTCCTTAAAGCTTCAGACATGAAGTGTCCTGCCATTTTTAACGTTTTCTGGTGTACTATACAAAACTATTTCTAGAAAAAGATTATTTCCTCTTTAGCATGTTCAACCTGATCTCAGCATTTTTAACCTTCTTTCTAGTAGCTATTCTCATTGCCAATTTGAATGCTTTCATGGACATCTCACTTCTGTAGAAGAAATCACATCGTATTTTCCtgctttttaatattttcttttacattcatGCTTGTTCATTATTATCTTTATTTGTTTGTTTCTCctttttttgtcttttcttttctaatttataCTTTCTGGCACATCATCATATTACATTCATTTGTATTCTACCTTGAAATATGAAGAATAAGCTTGATATTCTAATATTTGACAGTTGGAGACTTTTAAGCGGCAATTGATGCAATCGCTGAGTGATGATAATTCATCTGTAAGATCTCTGCATTTATTTTTTTTCCGAGTATATTTCATTATTTCTGTTGtttattatgaaattttggtttctttttctgCCCTTATATTTTTAGTTTCTTTGTTCAGTGCTTGAAGAAACCAATTTGGGTTAACCTTATTTCCAATCCTGTTTTAATAGCAGGCTGAAACTGTTGATATTGGGACCTGTGACCAGTCAGTCCCTAAAGCCTATCCGGACAAGGGTATCATTTAAGCTTcgctttttgttctttttttgttCTGTATTTGCCAACTTATTCATTTATAATATCTCACTTCAGAGGTTCAACGATAACCTATCTCCACCTCCTTTTTTCCCTCTATCTGCTTCTATCTTGTTGCCAGTATTCTGATCAGCGCTATATATGTTCCCACAGATGATGGGGCGAGTGACTACATGTCGCTTCGTTCTTCCAATGGTTCGACGGACTTGGGAAGCACAACTGATGAAGGTAATTGgacaaatttctttcccgttcttttgttttgttttgagtACTTTTATGCCTACATATTTGAGGAGCTTATAAATCAGCATCAATGCTGGAAAGGTATTCACACCCTTTATAAAATTCGAGATAAAAAACAAAACGGATATATTGGCACATTTTTTAATGAGTAATGATTGAGTTACTGTAAATAACTGTTGTGACTTTTCATTTTAGATTGTtgatatttaaatattgtattgacttaacttattctcagaaaaggaaaaaaaacttgaaaaacctTTGGATTTAAACTTTAGGCTTGCTTTTAAGTTTCTAAAATTGACATAAAAAATGAGTTAGTTTGATGGCTAGAAGTCGACAATGAACTGACTTTATCAATGCTTATTTTatttaacacaaaaaataaagCATTTAAATGTGTTGCATGAAAAGCTTTTTGCTgataattatgagtttttagtaacAATATGATATATTTATCAAATAGTCATCATAACTTGAAACCAAACCTTGGCCAGAGAAATTAAAGCTTTTAAACATCTAACAAAAGTAATTGTTGTGGATTTATAATTTGACAACAAAATGTGGCTGTTTAAGTTATTCGACAATTTTGTGGAGTACTTTTGGGCAAACAATACTGTAGCAAGCCATTTCTTATGCTATTGTATGATTATACATATATAGATGTTATAAGGCAAATAGCAATACCAATTTTCTTCCCACAAAAGTAAAAAAAGGACTTACTAGTTTGGAAAATCATCCAAAACATAAAAAAGCAAGATGTTTCTGAAAAGTATGAGTGAGTAGTGAACCTAATGTATAGAGCTACCCTACGATCAATCTGGATAAATGGATTCTGATTGATCCAGTTAGGATCTGTTGTATGTTCAAGGCCTacattttttaaaggaaaattttgggGTCAAGTCATAGTTTTGGTTGGTTACCACTAAACCTACTGAAGTTGGATTCTGGAGATTGATCCTAGGACAGACGTGTCTGTTTCATCTCTTTCATTTATTAGAATTTACAACTGTGAACTTATTGTTTGATAAACTTGGTGTCTTATGCGTTCTTTGAAAGAAATTGACtgtttgtttttagtttaataaacaaaataaatttggTTGCCAAGTCCAATATTTGTATTTTAGTGGAGTTTAGTAGTTTATCATTGTCTGAAACTGAAGGCATTACAGTTACAAAGTTTCCATGCAAGAGCAAAAAAAATGTTCTATATTATATAATTGTATAGTGCATAACTTTTCCTCAAAAGATTTAGTCTAGGGTTAATCACTTAGGACTAGCTTAGGTTTGGGGGGTCTATCATCGAGGATGGCGGACATCCACAATCTAGAATGTTATATTGGGAAGCAGTAACTACAAAACATAATCTTGAGATTGGTGCACTCCTCAAGGAAGTATAAAAGCATCTATGATATGATTGTGGGATATATATGATTGGTTCCTAAGTTCTTTTAAATTCTGAATATAATATTTCATGAATCTATATAGGTCAAGACATAGCTGTGTATGTTTTACTACCTTGGATGCATTCCTTCACTTGTTTTGATGTACATTAACTAGTTACTGGGAATGTTCTGGGAAAGAATGCAACTCTTAAAAAGCTTTATCTACATATGGATTTTAAGCTGATATCTTCCTAACAGCTTCAAGATATGCTGGACAAAGATTTTCTATAACTCCATATATCACACCGCGGCTGACACCTACTGGAACTCCAAAAGTTATATCCACAAATGGGTCCCCTAGGGGTTATTCTACTGCTGGGTCTCCTCAGAGAACCTCTGCTGCAACATCTCCTACCAAGTCTCAATCTGATGGGCGGACTTCGTTCTCCTCATGGTACCCATCAAGCCAGCAGTCATCTGCAGCTAACTCTCCTCCTCGTAGGGGCTCACTGCCAGGTTTTACAAGTGTTGTTATTCTGATAAATCCACTCCTTTTGTTTTTGTATGAAACTACCTTTTCCTCTTTCCATCTGACCCAGTTTTTCTTGTATGTTAAAATATGTTTAGCAAGGACCCCTCGAATTGATGGAAAGGAATTCTTTCGCCAGGCCAGGTAAATTCTATTCTTCTTTTACTCTCTGTGTATCTCTCCTTATGTTTATGGAGAGTGCATAGATTCATTGAAGGATGACTCCTTAAGAGTTCGTGACTTCACAAGCTAATCTGAAATATTTGTATTCCAGGAGTCGACTTTCCTATGAGCAATTTAGTGCTTTTTTGGCTAACATCAAGGAACTGAATGCTCAAAAGCAAACCAGAGCGGTAATGAGTCGTTGCATTCATCAGACTCTACACCTGTTTACTATCAAACTTTTTTGTGCTTACtgaactatttatatatttttttcaggAAACTTTGAGGAAGGCAGAAGAGATTTTTGGGACAGATAACAAAGATCTGTTCCTATCATTTCAGGGATTGCTAAATCGCAACATTCACTAGATCTTAAATTATCTCTTCTTGAGATAATTTTCCATTACTGGTACGTCTTGTTCTAGACACCATCTGTGCAGTTTGTGTATTATTCGTAACATAGGCTATATGCTACCCTAGTGTCAGTCATAAGGTTCAGTACAACACTTCTCTTGAGGTGCACCATTGTAGCCTTGCCATAAGCTCAATAAATATACGAAGTTTTATTACTTTGTGATTTTGGAAGCTatcatttcttttttaatttgaattaggAAATGATCACAAATGGCTGCCTCTACTTAAATATGTAGGTCTTGCTCTTTTTTCCCTGAACCTATAGAATGAAATCCCAGACAGACAGAGCtgatcaaatgttttaaatgttttgaatgtttatAAGCAATGCGAACTTGCATATTAAACAAATCATCGAAATCTGACATTATCATTCAGAAGAAACGTTGATTTGATATATGGTTATAGAAATTGAGCAGGTAAGAAGTGAAccatgtggccaacacttagcaAATGAGCTTTGGTTTAAGTTTGTTTTTATACTTCTATTGAGCTAAATTTGTTTGAAACTACTTGAATTCAAAGAGTATATACACTCATGTCTCACACTTTTCAGTATTCAAAACTCTCTTCTAGTCATATAGGAAACATAAGCATCCTTGCTTTCCATATCATCTATATTCGATATCGATGcttagaaggaaaaaaaagaaacgaAGAGCTGAGAAAGATGAGTGATTTAGGTTATATTGTAGAATTTGGTGTAGGGAATTGATGAAGTTGGTTCAACACTATTTGGCAGGTTGCTTGGTTTTAGTTGATGGATTTGTCCAAACATCAAAAGAGCTGCCATAATGTAATATTAGATGAAAGATAAAAGCAtcagcttctttttctttttcaagcaaATTAATGTGGTTTTGGGCTTTGAGACTATATAGCTCCTCCCATTCAAGCAGGGATTTTTGTGTAAATAAATTACTCTGCTTTTGCCTACTCTTTATgtccctttttcttttgtttaaattGCCATTACAAGGTTATtagttttttacttttttttttggtaatttcttatatgattaatatttctttgatttgatcacatagattatatatataccaatgtAGTTAGTACCGTCGTTTTTGTCTTGGTATTGGTATGTATCAGCATTGGCATGTTTCGGTGTACCATTTCGGATTTATTGATGTTTTTAGATATTTtctcatatatacatatttatagtttaagttttagtttcttcaaaaattatatgttattttggtaAAGAAAATTATACAGTATATATACATGCAAATATATCttaattatatccatataaatatatttatatattaatgtatGTTTTAAAATTGTTAATCAGGTTGAATAACTTTTAATTCTAAATGTAATTATGGTAAAATTAAAAtggttttgataaaaaatttagaaattagtttaaaatatcaaaattttaaatgtatcaacCGGTACCGATTGGTACACACTGGTATTGATTGAAATGAGTTGAATACACAAATtgaaacttattaaaattttgattgaaataaaatataattacatgGTACTGATTTAAATTTGAAGCATTGCGTAATAACtgtgatatatatatttcacaaaaCAAAATGTGAATATTGGAATTTGAGTAACataactaacatgtttgattttgGAGTTGGACAGGATCACGAGTGCATaattaaatccaaaataaatttatagtgAATAAGAAATTAACCCATAttcaaagaatttaaaaataaggaTGTTTggtatgattatttttaaataatttaatcggTGAAACACTGATTTCGATATTTAGTATGCTAAAAAGTAATTGTACTTATGATATAACTTTAAACATAagaatgtgatttttaaaaaaaaaagaaaaagttaaaagctACTTTtgacataaattattttttatttattttcattattttttggtACAAGTTAAGCTTAAATTATTTTTGAGTGAATGAACATCTATCAATAGGTCATAATTTAGAGTTATTTATTctcattattttcatacaatGTGTTTTCCAATtacaaaatcatgaaatttattaaacataatcaaataaaatgttattttatattctaatttaaatatgtattagttaatttttttagaaatttgattatatattatttttgttttttaaataaattaataatatttttttaaaaattatagataaaattatgtaattgataacaatgaaaaaggttaaaattaatcaaattcgaGATTGTTATTAGtgagtgatgaagtttaattaatatttgaaaaataaatttagagaaataaatcccatattttaataaataaaaaaataaaattaatgtttataaaaaatcttgaaaaattaatttataataattaaaaattctggAGTGGTAAACTAGGTGAAACTAATCTCTTCCAAGCCCAAATCTAACCAAGCAAGGCCCATGATGAAGCATCTTCCATTGATAAACAAAAGAATTTTGCTGCTGAGTTTCTCGGGAAAGATTCAATCTTTTCCTAACCGTCTTTTGTTTCTCACAGTTGCAGCTTTACCCATTTCAGCTTCCAGTTAACTATTTCGCTTCGTTTACTTTAGCATCAGTAAGACGCTGCAATCAATCAAAGGcatgttctttctttttccttaattGTGAAGTATGAATTTTGTATGTTAATCTTTGATGggtatttctttattttaattcttgtttGATTTCATGAAATGGGTTTGTTTTCTTtttgattataaaaaaattatattccaaAGCAAATTCACTACCTTTTTTTTGctgttatttctttttaaatggaATATTTGATGGCATATGATTGAAGgcattatgaaatattttttacaaatttgattAGAGTTTTAGAAATATAATTAGGGTTCTAAAAGCCAGTATTTTGTTCAGTTCCCAAATTCATTATGAAATTTATCAGGCAAATCAGTCCAAAAATTAGCTTAGATTATTAAAGCTGCAATGGCGGAAATCTAGGTCAATGTTGTCGCTATGTTATAGGGTCCGGGTCATAgtagtccctctattattaaatggatcaatttagttcCTGCACtattaaaaggaatcaactaaaaggattttattaacattttgaaatatttttatggttttgaaatgaaatcttttgtttgGAGTTGAACTGCAAAtgaaaaaaagtaataattttcatttcattttttaaacagtaaatgttaactttgttacaaataggctttatttaattctttttaatagtatagggattaaattgatacatttaatagtagagggactaatGTGATCCAGTTTATATAATAGAGGGACTTGGCAGGTACTTTCACCCGGAAATCTATGTCAGTTTAGTTTCCATTGATTATCCACTACGAAAATTTCAAAATGAGCGAGTATTTTTCCAGTTCATATAATTGAGGGACTAATCTGGAATAACTTTTGGTGCTTCTATTTGCTTGCAATGCGGTATCTTTATGTCTTATATATATTCCGTTTTCTGTATGAAAGAAAATACTTTGTCTTAAATCCTTTGACTTATGCTGATCAATTTGTATTGTCGATAGGTGATATAACCTTTAGTTGGAAATAACGTAACTGGTACATTGAAAGAATTTAATGGCAGGGAATGGCCTGCCATCTCTGGGTCGTGTAAAGCTTACTGATCTCGTACCTTCTGAAGGCGTTCCTTCAGATTCTTACAAGCTATCAGTCTCTACtttatcacaatcatttgctCAATATTCGGCTGCCATCATTCAGTTTCCAGCTAGTGATGGAGCTCTACTGAGATCCGGTTTAGATTCTGCTCACCTTTACTTCCAACAAAAGGCTGCATACCCACCGGAGGAGCTGATTCACACAAATGATTCTCGTGAGTGGTGCAAAACGTCAGGTTACTATGCCGACCCCCAACTATGGCAGGAAACGTATGATTACCGGCCTGGTCTAACTCCTACAGACCCcatcaatggaatggagtttcctCCGGGCGGTTTGCCTGATATATTTAGTTTGCTCGGTAAGGCAGCTCGAGATGTACTGGATGCGATTAGCTATTACTTGAACTTGCGTAGCTCTCCCTTTACTGAAATACTCGATAATGTACCCTTAAGAAGCCGGGAAATTTCTTCTTCAGTATTATCCGTTTGTTGTCATGCAAGGCCTTCGTTTCCAGGGGCACAACACAACAATTTAACAACACCGGACGATGGTCAACTGATCATGGTTCCCGACCATGAGCACCAGGTTGATAAAAGTTTAATATCTGTTGTTAAGTCCGATAAAGCAGGTTTTCATGTACGGGATTTTCAAGGTCGGTGGATTCTTTTAGATGGGGACCTTGGTCCTCAAGAAGCTGTTGTTTATCCTGGACTCGCACTTTACCAAGCGACTGCAGGTTACGTAAATCCTGCCCTGCATCGTACCGAGACTAATAATATGTCGGGTAATATGTATGGAAAATGCTCTTTGGTTTTCAAACTCATGCCCAAATCTATGACTAGTCTTAGTTGCTCAGAGATGAGAGCAGCTGGTCACGGAGTTGAAGCTCAATTCCAGCTTCCTATACCAGTGGATGATTTCATGCAGAGATCTCACCCAACAGATCAGCTCTTTAATAGAAACACTTTCCCGAGTTTCAGTTACCCCCTGGCCCATGAAGGTAGGCAGTATTTCTTAATATGACACAGCATTTTCTTACACTGTTTTGTTCTGGCCTtacgaaaaataaaaagatgagatATAGGGTTTATAGCGGTTCAGTacaatatatttgattatttatgttaTTCTTTTTCCCGAGTAGCCTTGGTGAGAAGTTTTTAACAAAACGTCCCTAGATCAATTAAATGCTGGTACAGGATCTATGAAGCCATTGATGAGAAGACGGAAGAACAATACGAGATGCAAGCCTCTACCTCCTTCCAAGAGATTACGGCTTGAGGCACAAAGAGTGCTTAAGGAAAGGGTTCAGGAGATTGCGGATAAGAAGGGCATCAAATTACGGTTTTGTAATCTAAAAGAGTGTGAGAATCACATTCATGCACTTGATAGTCCATGTGCCAATATAAGAATGGAAATTGGGTGGCCTCACGGAGTGCCGTTCGTTCATCCCCACGATCTACCTAATAAGGCCAAGATCGGTTTTCTTGAAGCATATGAACCTGGTTGGACAGCGACTCACGATATGGATTTAAGCCTAACGGAACCTGCACAGACCAGTCAACAGTACTGTAACTGTACGTCTcgtttatgttttattattcttacaCAAGCATTCATCAACACGCAATTTAGTTTTCACCATCCGTCTTTTGACTTCTGACGAGTTTTATGTTTTCGTGTCTGCAGGAATCCTCGTTGTGGTTTCGTATGTCCATTATCCTGAATTAGCCTGTTCCTGGTCAGTTTTCTCAATCTCAACTTGGTGGTTTCTTTTCCTGCTAAATCCAGGACTAGAGCTGTTCCAACCAGCATAAGCTGTTTTGTCGAACCCAGTCCATTAGAAACCGGACCGGATTTCATCGTTGAAGTATGAAACAGAACAAAAGTCACCATACATGTCTGTAAAAGAAGTCTGTAAATAGTTAAAAGTATTTTAGGAAATTCACTCTTTGGGCCTAAAGATTCTTTCATGGTCTTCCTTTTCCCCTCTGTTTATATCCATATATAGTTTTCTCCATGTTTGAGTTTTCATTTTCCAGAGATGAAATGGAAGGATAGTAGGGATCTTTTCATTTTGATGACTTTGGGTGAATTTTCTGATAAATTCAACAGATTTGGAGAGGGTAAAACAGGCATTAATGCTttggtttttatttataaaaaaccCTCAAATTAGTCTGTAATTGTCAAGTTGGGGCTCGAGAGGCAGCAacttaagttatttttttattgtttattataaaaagatataaaatgatTGAAGCTTATGGTATTTTTATTTACtgataaataaatgtatttttctATTCAATAAATCAATTTTGTATCTTTtccatataaataaattgaaactGATAAGGAATAAGCATTTAagacttttaatatatatatattattattaaagtatgttatttattatgtttttagagTAAATTCCATGATCCAACGATATTTTGATTGAAAGAGTAAATTTGAACCAAATTCGAGTTTCATTATACGTTAtatttattttgaagtttaaatttcacCATATGGAAAGATTCTGAATCTTTAATTCAGTTATTTTTATACTATGATTTTAATATAGTTAATTCATgcattatttataattataattctaaacttcatatatatatatctgaaatcaaactatttattaatGTAAATCAAATGGTATAATATAGATCACTATCTACATTTACAGCCCTAATGTCAATGTCAATCTCTCTTGAAAGATAACATGTTAGACCGCCGCATTTCCATTCTTAAAGCCCATAATTCTTTGGTAATGATAAAATATTATGAACACTCTTGGACtaaaagttaaattgtattttgttcTTCTACTTAAAAAATAAGCAACCTAACccctatacattaaattaaaaaataaattaatcatttttattaaaaattccttccattatactattaaaaattgactTAATTGACGAAATAACTAAACAGTGACACATGATGTATAACATATAGCTCATGTTGATGTATATGAACAAATTTTTAATTGTagaaatggaaggaatttttaaaataagatcAATCTGCTCTTTCATTTAACGTACATgaactaatttgtctattttttaagtaaagaaaGTAAAACATAATCTCACTCCTAATATAAagacctccatggtacttttacctactTCTTCCACATTCCAAAAGTTTTGAGGTCACCCCAACTCCATTTTGAAGTGTATAATAACATAAACAACATAACGTCCCAAAACTCATACCAGTTTACCCAGAAACCAGTTCAGATGGGCTAGGGTGTTCCAAGTATAACTGCAAACCCAGAGGTTCACTGTTCATCGACTTGATCGGTGTTATTAACGGAGGTTGTTGCCATTGTTTTGTGTCAGTTGGGATCCACATTTCCGCATCCTTGCTCGTACTAACCTGAGGGAGCGACCGGAAGTAAGCCATGATCTCCCACCTGCAATCTGTTAGTAAGTCGCAACATAGTCAAATGATGTAGTAAGACTGTAACACTGAAGCCCAATACTTGCTTCCATGAAATAAACATGTTAAGATCCGATTAACTAAGCTTAATTAAACTTACCACGGGGAAGAACTGTTGTAAGGGGTTGGGAAACTGAAAGTTTGATCAAGAATGATCGAAGAGAGAACTCTAGATCACTTTCTTCCACTTTTGAGCCAAAAGATTGATTAACCGTTAGTTTGAAGATAAACCTCTCCATGGGAATGTTGTCTGTGTTGAAAAAAGTAACTGCGACTCTCTCCACCAAACCCTATTTATAAAGACAAGCATTTCACATGTCAAGTATTTATGTTGAAGCTATATTTCATCAGAATCCATTTTTAAAGCTATACGGAGGGTTTCCAAGAATTGTATATAACCAATGCCATTGATAAAAAAACTTCCTTCACTAATGTAAAGTAGAAGTTGGAGAAAATCATCTCCAGATCAATAAGTTTTATCACAAAGCTCAAAGTATTATTTCTAGTCCCTAGTTTTCTATGCTATAAAGCTATTTTACTTGGAGTTAAATGCAAATGTTagatatggatatatatattagACACGAGTACTTCACGAAAAATGTAGAGTCGAAGGAGAATAGCTATGAATCATAGAGTTAATACGTAAGTTCACTTGGACTAATGTTTGTTTGGTTCATATAACAGCAATATTTTGGGTTTGTTTTGGCTCTCAAAAAGATAATAAGaactaaaattttcaagtcagttCGATCTTTTAGTGAATCAATTGTGTTATTAAAGTAGTAAATCTCTCTTTGTTTTGATCGATATGAGGGACACTACAAAGAATATCATCATCACAACACTAGAACATAATATGCAGCATAGAACACACATTTTCACATCTAAATAAATCAGATCAGATCACCACAAAACATTATAAACATCCAAATACACTAAAAAAACACTAGTCAAACAACATCTAATGAATCAAGCTAACCTTTTGGATGGAAGGAAGAAGTCCCGAAACAGCGGAATGGATATATTCTCTTAGCTGGGGATGTCGAGCCCTTTGCACGACAACATTCATATACCTTCTTCTCTCGAAAGCACCTTCAACAAAGCATGGAACACGAGTTAATGACAtgaaattaacataaaaataaacccAGACAACGAATATGTATATAACGAGGTAACACCGTAAAAGGGTTCAACCATTAGAAATTGACACTTTCAGTTTCG
It includes:
- the LOC107962304 gene encoding DNA polymerase zeta processivity subunit isoform X2; amino-acid sequence: MPNSKPTTPFSGKMERKGNQGEIAGILVEFLEVAITSVVYLKGIYPSGAFERRRYMNVVVQRARHPQLREYIHSAVSGLLPSIQKGLVERVAVTFFNTDNIPMERFIFKLTVNQSFGSKVEESDLEFSLRSFLIKLSVSQPLTTVLPRDCRWEIMAYFRSLPQVSTSKDAEMWIPTDTKQWQQPPLITPIKSMNSEPLGLQLYLEHPSPSELVSG
- the LOC107962304 gene encoding DNA polymerase zeta processivity subunit isoform X1; this translates as MERKGEIAGILVEFLEVAITSVVYLKGIYPSGAFERRRYMNVVVQRARHPQLREYIHSAVSGLLPSIQKGLVERVAVTFFNTDNIPMERFIFKLTVNQSFGSKVEESDLEFSLRSFLIKLSVSQPLTTVLPRDCRWEIMAYFRSLPQVSTSKDAEMWIPTDTKQWQQPPLITPIKSMNSEPLGLQLYLEHPSPSELVSG